One genomic segment of Pseudorasbora parva isolate DD20220531a chromosome 6, ASM2467924v1, whole genome shotgun sequence includes these proteins:
- the flna gene encoding filamin-A isoform X1 produces the protein MSQHTRPHQSSAAAAPLSNASLSPDKDADMPATEKDLAEDAPWKKIQQNTFTRWCNEHLKCVNKRIANLQTDLSDGLRLIALLEVLSQKKMFRKYNQRPTFRQMQLENVSVALEFLDRENIKLVSIDSKAIVDGNLKLILGLIWTLILHYSISMPMWDEEEETEESKQKTPKQRLLGWIQNKLPELPITNFSRDWQSGKALGALVDSCAPGLCPDWDSWDQTKPVDNAREAMQQADDWLGVPQVITPEEIVDPNVDEHSVMTYLSQFPKAKLKPGAPLRPKLNPKKARAYGPGIEPTGNVVMKKAVFTVETISAGQGEVLVYVEDPAGHREEAKVTANNDKNRTYSVFYVPKVTGQHKVTVLFAGQHISKSPFEVDVGMAQGDSSKVTAQGPGLEPAGNIANKTTYFDVYTAGAGIGEVEVVIMDPSGKKDTVECSVEDKGNSSYRCTYKPTLEGQHIIYITFAGGQISKSPYTVHVGEACNPSLCKAKGRGLQPKGLRIKETAEFKVYTKGAGTGELKVTIKGPKGLEEPCKKKDLGDGVYSFEYYPSTPGNYTITITWGGQHIPRSPFEVKIGSEAGPQPVRAWGPGLESGVVGKSADFVVEAVGDDVGTLGFSVEGPSPAKIECDDKGDGSCDVRYWPTEPGEYAVHVLCKNEDIQLSPFMAEIVPGPGKDFYPDKVKAYGPGLQSSGLSVGKPAEFTVDAKLGGKAPLKIQAQDRDGNPVDVQVKDNGNGTYTCSYTPRKPLKHTVMVSWGGVNIPESPFRMNIGAGCHPNKVRVSGPGVAKTGLKAFEPTYFTVDCSEAGQGDISIGIKCAPGVVGPAEADIDFDIIRNDNDTFTVKYTPPGAGSYTIMVLFAEQTIPMTPIRIKVDPSHDASKVKAEGPGLSRTGVELNKPTHFTVNTKAAGKAKLDAQFTGPNKGEAVRDFDIINNHDGTHTVKYTPVQQGNMGLNVTYGGDPIPKSPFAVAVAPSLDLSKVKVAGLGDTMAVGKDQDVTVKSKGAGGQGKVGAKVTGPSGKSVPCKVEPGLSPETSQVRFIPRDKGPYEVELTYDGAPIPGSPFPVEAIAPSDPSKVRCSGPGLERAKVGEPGKFVVDCTNAGPAELTIEIISDNGTEAEVHIQDNGDGTYTITYIPLYPGAYTLTIRYGDQDVPNFPARLNVEPAVETGGVKVFGPGVEGKGVFREATTDFTVDARALTKTGGNHIKTCINNPSGNRTEALIRDLGDGTYQVEYTPYEEGTHNVEVTYDNSPVPKSPFRVPVTEGCDPARVRVHGPGLQSGITNKPNKFTVETRGAGTGGLGLAMEGPSEAKMSCTDNKDGSCCVEYIPYEPGTYNLNVTYGGQPITGSPFSVPVHDTVDATKVKCQGQGLGNNVRANIPQVFSVDASKAGVAPLQVRVQGPKGVVEPVEVVDNGDRTHTVSYVPTREGPYSINVLYADEEIPHSPYKVKVLPTHDASKVRASGPGLNTTGVPASLPVEFTIDAKDAGEGLLAVQITDPEGKLKKANIRDNQDGTYLVSYVPDMTGRYTILIKYGGDEIPYSPYRIRALPTGDASKCTVTVSIGGHGLGAGVGPTIQIGEQTVITVDAKAAGKGKVTCTVCTPDGGEVDVDVVENEDGTFDIFYTAPQPGKYVICVRFGGEHIPNSPFQVTALEGDSPDQLMQQTQNLQYAYAPNMGQPWATDRQLGMNGLDVAGLRPFDLVIPFTIQKGEITGDVRMPSGKVAKPDITDNKDGTVTVKYAPTEAGLHEMDIKYDGIHIPGSPLQFYVDYVNSGHVTAYGPGLIHGMVNKPSVFTVNTKDAGEGGLSLAIEGPSKADISCTDNQDGTCTVSYLPVLPGDYNIIVKYNEKHIPGSPFMAKITGDDSMRMSHLKVGSAADIPLDIGELDLSQLTASLTTPSGREEPCLLKMLRNGHVGISFVPKEIGEHLVNIKKNGRHIPSSPISVMINQSEIGDASRVRVTGQGLSEARTFEPAEFVIDTRDAGYGGLSLSIEGPSKVDINTEDQEDGTCKVTYSPTEPGNYIINIKFADQHVPGSAFTVKVTGEGRMKESITRRRRAASVANVGSQCDLSLKIPEISIADMTAQVTSPSGKIHKAEIMEGENNTYCIRFVPTEMGVHTVSVKYQGQHVPGSPFQFTVGPLGEGGAHKVRAGGPGLERAEAGVPAEFSIWTREAGAGGLSIAVEGPSKAEIAFEDRKDGSSGVSYIVQEPGDYEVSIRFNDEHIPDSPFVVPVASPSDDARRLTVASLQESGLKVNQPASFAVSLNGAKGVIDAKVHSPSGALEECCVTEIDEDKYAVRFIPRENGLYLIDVKFNGSHIPGSPFKIRVGETGQAGDPGMVSAYGAGLEGGSTGSPCEFVVNTSTAGPGALAVTIDGPSKVKMDCQECPEGYKVTYTPMAPGNYLISIKYGGPYHIVGSPFKAKITGSRLVNSHSMHETSSVLVDSVTRSVTSSQQAAPGWASSDASRVVAKGLGLNKGFIGQKNTFSVDCSKAGRNMLLVGVDGPKVPCEEILVKHLGNRLYNVSYQLKEKGEYILVVKWGDDHIPGSPYHITV, from the exons ATAGTAAGGCCATAGTGGATGGGAACCTGAAGCTGATCCTGGGTCTGATATGGACTCTTATCCTGCACTATTCCATCTCTATGCCCATGTGGGACGAGGAGGAGGAGACCGAAGAAAGCAAGCAGAAGACTCCCAAGCAGAGGCTGCTCGGATGGATACAGAACAAGCTGCCCGAGCTGCCCATCACCAACTTCAGCCGCGACTGGCAGTCAGGGAAAGCCCTTGGCGCGCTGGTGGACAGTTGTGCTCCAG GTCTTTGTCCAGACTGGGATTCCTGGGATCAGACCAAGCCTGTGGACAATGCCAGGGAGGCCATGCAGCAGGCTGATGACTGGCTTGGTGTTCCTCAG GTGATCACTCCAGAAGAAATTGTTGATCCTAATGTGGACGAGCACTCTGTTATGACTTATCTGTCCCAGTTCCCCAAAGCCAAACTCAAGCCTGGTGCCCCCCTGCGGCCCAAACTCAACCCTAAAAAAGCCCGTGCATACGGACCAG GTATTGAGCCCACAGGTAATGTTGTGATGAAGAAGGCTGTGTTCACTGTTGAGACCATCAGCGCTGGTCAGGGCGAGGTATTGGTTTACGTGGAAGACCCAGCTGGCCACCGCGAGGAGGCTAAAGTCACAGCCAACAATGACAAGAACCGCACTTACTCAGTATTCTATGTACCAAAAGTCACTGGACAACACAAG GTGACAGTGCTGTTTGCAGGGCAACACATCTCCAAGAGTCCATTTGAGGTGGATGTAGGAATGGCTCAGGGGGACTCCAGCAAGGTCACTGCCCAGGGCCCAGGACTTGAGCCTGCAGGCAACATTGCCAACAAGACCACATATTTTGATGTCTACACAGCTG GTGCTGGAATAGGAGAGGTGGAGGTGGTCATTATGGACCCCAGTGGAAAGAAGGACACTGTTGAGTGCAGTGTTGAGGACAAGGGCAATAGCAGTTACCGATGCACCTACAAGCCTACTCTGGAGGGCCAGCACATCATCTATATCACCTTTGCTGGGGGCCAGATCTCTAAGAGCCCTTATACTGTCCATGTGGGAGAGG CCTGTAATCCAAGCCTGTGTAAAGCCAAGGGCCGTGGTCTGCAGCCTAAAGGCTTGAGAATCAAGGAGACTGCTGAGTTTAAGGTTTACACCAAAGGAGCTGGTACTGGAGAACTGAAAGTCACCATCAAAGGGCCCA AGGGTCTTGAGGAGCCCTGTAAGAAGAAGGATCTGGGAGATGGCGTTTACAGCTTTGAGTATTACCCCAGCACACCTGGGAATTACACCATCACAATCACATGGGGTGGACAACACATCCCACGCAG CCCATTTGAGGTGAAGATTGGATCTGAAGCGGGACCACAGCCAGTGAGGGCATGGGGTCCAGGTCTAGAGAGTGGTGTTGTAGGCAAATCTGCTGACTTTGTGGTGGAAGCTGTCGGGGATGACGTGGGAACTTTGG GTTTCTCAGTGGAGGGCCCATCCCCGGCTAAGATCGAATGTGATGATAAAGGAGATGGCTCCTGTGACGTGAGGTACTGGCCCACAGAACCCGGCGAATATGCTGTTCATGTGCTCTGTAAGAATGAGGACATCCAGCTTAGCCCTTTCATGGCTGAAATTGTTCCTGGTCCAGGAAAAGATTTTTATCCTGACAAG GTGAAAGCTTATGGTCCAGGTCTGCAGAGCTCTGGCCTATCAGTTGGCAAGCCAGCCGAGTTCACTGTGGATGCCAAACTAGGTGGCAAAGCTCCTCTAAAGATTCAAGCTCAG GACCGTGATGGAAACCCAGTGGATGTGCAAGTGAAGGACAATGGCAATGGAACATACACCTGCAGCTACACCCCTCGCAAACCTCTCAAGCACACTGTGATGGTGTCGTGGGGCGGAGTCAACATCCCAGAGAGTCCATTCAGG ATGAATATTGGGGCAGGGTGCCATCCCAATAAGGTTAGAGTATCAGGACCTGGAGTGGCCAAGACAGGCCTGAAGGCATTTGAACCCACATACTTCACTGTGGATTGCTCTGAGGCTGGACAGG GTGACATCAGCATAGGCATCAAATGTGCTCCAGGTGTGGTGGGACCTGCTGAGGCTGACATCGATTTTGACATCATTAGAAATGACAATGACACGTTCACTGTCAAATACACTCCCCCTGGTGCAGGCAGCTACACAATCATGGTGCTGTTTGCTGAACAG ACCATTCCCATGACTCCCATCAGAATTAAGGTCGATCCCTCTCATGATGCCAGCAAAGTTAAAGCAGAGGGCCCTGGACTCAGCCGCACTG GTGTGGAGTTGAACAAACCCACTCACTTCACTGTGAACACAAAGGCTGCAGGCAAAGCTAAACTTGATGCTCAGTTTACTGGACCCAACAAGGGAGAGGCAGTCCGTGACTTTGACATCATCAACAATCATGATGGTACCCACACTGTTAAATACACCCCAGTCCAACAG GGCAATATGGGTTTGAATGTCACCTATGGTGGTGATCCCATTCCCAAGAGCCCATTTGCTGTAGCAGTTGCCCCATCTCTGGACCTCAGTAAAGTTAAAGTGGCTGGTCTTGGTGATA CAATGGCTGTTGGAAAGGATCAAGATGTCACCGTCAAGTCTAAAGGAGCAGGTGGTCAGGGCAAGGTTGGCGCAAAGGTTACAGGCCCATCTGGCAAATCAGTGCCCTGTAAAGTTGAACCAGGCCTGAGCCCAGAAACCAGCCAGGTTCGTTTTATCCCCAGAGATAAGGGACCCTATGAGGTTGAACTGACATATGATGGTGCCCCCATCCCTGGCAGTCCATTCCCTGTGGAAGCCATTGCACCCTCTGATCCATCTAAG GTGAGATGTTCTGGGCCAGGTCTGGAGAGAGCTAAGGTTGGCGAGCCAGGAAAGTTTGTGGTCGATTGCACTAATGCGGGTCCTGCTGAGCTGACTATAGAGATCATCTCGGACAATGGCACAGAGGCTGAAGTCCATATTCAAGACAATGGGGATGGAACTTACACCATCACTTATATCCCTCTGTACCCTGGAGCTTATACCCTCACCATTCGCTACGGTGATCAGGATGTGCCAAACTTCCCAGCCAGACTCAACGTGGAGCCTGCTGTGGAAACTGGTGGAGTAAAAGTATTTGGACCCGGAGTGGAGGGCAAAG GTGTTTTCCGGGAGGCCACTACTGATTTTACTGTGGATGCTCGTGCTCTCACCAAAACGGGTGGCAATCATATCAAGACATGTATCAATAACCCATCAGGCAACCGCACTGAAGCTCTGATCAGAGACCTGGGAGACGGCACTTACCAAGTGGAGTACACACCCTATGAGGAGG GCACACACAATGTTGAGGTCACTTACGATAACAGCCCGGTTCCCAAGAGCCCGTTCCGTGTGCCGGTGACTGAGGGTTGTGACCCGGCACGCGTGCGTGTACATGGCCCAGGACTTCAGTCTGGCATTACCAACAAACCCAACAAGTTCACAGTTGAGACCCG TGGTGCTGGTACAGGTGGTTTGGGGCTGGCTATGGAGGGACCTTCTGAGGCCAAAATGTCCTGCACTGATAACAAAGATGGCAGCTGTTGTGTTGAATACATCCCATATGAGCCAGGCACATACAACCTCAATGTCACCTATGGAGGTCAACCAATCActg GAAGCCCTTTCTCTGTACCTGTCCATGATACTGTTGATGCAACTAAAGTAAAATGCCAAGGTCAGGGGCTTGGAAACAACGTACGTGCCAATATCCCACAGGTCTTTTCTGTGGATGCAAGCAAGGCTGGAGTGGCTCCTTTGCAGGTCAGAGTGCAGGGACCTAAAG GAGTCGTGGAGCCTGTTGAGGTGGTAGATAATGGTGACCGGACTCACACTGTCAGCTACGTACCCACCAGGGAGGGGCCGTATTCAATTAACGTCCTTTATGCTGATGAGGAGATCCCACACAG TCCTTATAAGGTAAAGGTTCTGCCCACTCATGACGCTAGTAAGGTCCGTGCCAGTGGTCCTGGTCTGAATACCACTGGTGTGCCTGCCAGTCTGCCCGTGGAGTTCACTATTGATGCCAAAGATGCAGGAGAGGGACTCTTGGCTGTCCAGATCACT GACCCTGAAGGGAAGCTAAAGAAGGCTAACATTCGTGATAATCAGGATGGGACATACCTTGTGTCCTATGTGCCTGACATGACCGGCCGTTATACCATTCTCATCAAGTATGGTGGTGATGAGATCCCATACTCCCCATATCGTATCAGAGCCCTGCCCACAGGAGATGCCAGCAAATGCACAGTCACAG TCTCAATTGGAGGTCACGGTTTGG GAGCTGGAGTTGGTCCAACTATTCAGATCGGAGAGCAGACAGTCATCACTGTGGATGCAAAGGCCGCTGGGAAGGGCAAGGTGACATGCACTGTGTGCACTCCAGATGGAGGCGAGGTGGATGTGGACGTAGTTGAAAATGAGGATGGAACGTTTGACATCTTCTACACAGCACCCCAGCCAGGGAAATACGTCATCTGCGTGCGGTTTGGTGGAGAGCACATTCCCAACAGCCCCTTCCAAGTCACG GCTTTGGAAGGTGACTCCCCTGACCAACTAATGCAGCAGACCCAGAACCTGCAGTACGCCTACGCGCCCAACATGGGCCAGCCATGG GCTACAGACAGACAACTGGGTATGAATGGACTGGATGTTGCTGGTCTGAGACCCTTCGACTTGGTCATTCCTTTCACCATCCAGAAGGGAGAAATTACAG GTGATGTAAGAATGCCTTCAGGAAAAGTGGCCAAGCCTGATATTACAGATAACAAGGACGGCACGGTCACAGTGAAATACGCCCCAACTGAGGCTGGCCTGCATGAGATGGACATCAAATATGATGGAATACACATCCCAG GAAGCCCCCTGCAGTTCTATGTGGACTATGTCAACAGTGGTCACGTGACTGCCTACGGTCCTGGTCTGATTCATGGCATGGTCAATAAACCTTCAGTCTTCACTGTCAACACCAAGGATGCTGGAGAGG GTGGTTTGTCTTTGGCCATTGAAGGGCCGTCAAAGGCAGACATTAGCTGCACTGATAATCAAGATGGTACCTGCACTGTGTCTTACCTCCCTGTTCTTCCCGGAGACTACAACATCATTGTCAAGTACAACGAAAAGCACATTCCCGGCAGCCCTTTCATGGCCAAGATCACAG GCGATGACTCCATGCGCATGTCTCATCTGAAGGTGGGCTCAGCTGCTGACATCCCTCTAGACATTGGTGAGCTGGACCTCAGCCAGCTGACCGCATCTCTTACCACCCCCTCTGGTCGGGAGGAGCCGTGTCTTCTCAAGATGCTCAGGAATGGGCATGTGG GTATCTCATTTGTGCCGAAGGAAATTGGCGAGCATCTTGTTAACATTAAGAAAAATGGACGTCATATTCCTAGCAGCCCCATTTCAGTCATGATCAACCAATCCGAGATTGGTGATGCCAGCCGTGTGCGTGTGACTGGTCAAGGCCTCAGTGAAGCCCGTACCTTTGAGCCTGCAGAATTTGTCATTGACACCAGAGATGCAG GATATGGAGGACTTAGTTTGTCTATCGAGGGACCCAGTAAGGTGGACATCAACACTGAAGATCAGGAAGATGGCACCTGCAAAGTCACATATTCCCCCACAGAACCAGGAAATTACATAATCAACATAAAATTTGCTGACCAACATGTTCCAG GAAGTGCTTTTACCGTGAAAGTGACAGGCGAGGGTCGAATGAAGGAGAGCATCACCCGCAGAAGAAGAGCAGCATCTGTGGCCAATGTTGGCAGCCAGTGTGATCTCAGTCTGAAGATCCCTG AGATTAGCATCGCAGACATGACCGCTCAGGTGACAAGCCCATCTGGCAAAATACACAAGGCTGAGATCATGGAGGGAGAAAACAACACATACTGCATTCGCTTTGTGCCAACGGAGATGGGTGTGCACACAGTCAGTGTGAAGTATCAAGGTCAACATGTCCCTGGATCCCCCTTCCAGTTCACTGTGGGTCCTCTTGGAGAGGGAGGCGCCCATAAGGTCCGTGCTGGAGGCCCAGGATTAGAGAGAGCAGAGGCGGGTGTACCAG CTGAGTTCAGCATTTGGACCCGTGAAGCAGGAGCTGGTGGTCTGTCCATCGCAGTGGAGGGACCCAGTAAGGCGGAGATTGCGTTTGAAGACCGCAAGGATGGATCCAGCGGTGTTTCCTACATTGTCCAGGAGCCTG GTGATTACGAAGTGTCCATCAGGTTCAATGATGAGCACATTCCTGATAGTCCATTCGTGGTACCCGTGGCCTCTCCATCTGATGACGCCCGCCGTCTCACTGTTGCCAGTCTTCAG GAGTCCGGGTTAAAGGTGAACCAGCCGGCCTCTTTTGCTGTGAGCCTAAACGGGGCTAAGGGAGTCATCGACGCCAAAGTTCACAGTCCATCCGGAGCACTAGAAGAGTGCTGTGTCACAGAGATTGATGAAG ATAAGTATGCTGTGAGATTTATCCCCAGGGAGAATGGCCTATACCTAATAGATGTGAAATTTAATGGTTCTCACATCCCTGGAAGCCCCTTCAAGATCCGTGTTGGTGAGACAGGCCAGGCTGGAGACCCAGGAATGGTGTCGGCTTATGGAGCTGGTCTGGAAGGAGGCAGCACTG GATCGCCATGTGAATTTGTTGTGAACACAAGTACAGCTGGCCCAGGGGCTTTGGCAGTGACCATCGATGGGCCTTCCAAGGTGAAGATGGACTGTCAGGAATGCCCAGAGGGCTACAAGGTCACCTACACCCCTATGGCCCCTGGAAACTACCTAATTTCTATCAAATACGGTGGACCGTACCATATTGTTGGCAGCCCATTCAAAGCTAAAATTACAG GCTCTCGATTGGTCAATAGCCACAGCATGCACGAAACTTCATCAGTTCTGGTTGACTCAGTGACCCGCAGCGTGACATCCAGCCAGCAGGCAGCACCAGGATGGGCCAGCTCCGACGCCAGCCGTGTCGTTGCCAAGGGTCTGGGACTCAACAAGGGCTTCATAGGACAGAAGAACACTTTCAGCGTGGACTGTAGTAAAGCAG GAAGGAACATGCTCCTGGTAGGAGTGGACGGACCCAAAGTGCCCTGTGAGGAGATCTTGGTGAAACACTTGGGTAACCGTCTCTATAATGTGTCCTACCAGCTCAAGGAGAAAGGAGAGTACATCCTGGTGGTTAAATGGGGTGATGATCACATCCCTGGGAGCCCTTATCACATCACTGTCTAA